The following is a genomic window from Fulvia fulva chromosome 9, complete sequence.
TAGATTACTATCCATCCCCACTCCCACCACCGGAGGTCATCGCCAAGTCCTCGCGGAGCTGAATCTCGGCGGCGGAGTCTGGAGGCTGAAGGTCTTACACGCTGCTGGAGGTGCCGCAGGCGAAGTGGTGGCCGAAGGTCTTGATCTTGCTACCTTCTACTCAGCCTTATCGGCATCAGCAGCAGTACCTACAAGGTCAAGGTCCGTACACCCCATCTGATCCCCCGACTCTTCCAGAAAAGCGCAAGCCCAAGCGCAAAGGCACATGCCAGAAGACCCGCTCTCACACCCACCCACACCAAAATGACGCAAGCTGACACTCCCATCTTATGCACAACAGCATCGTGCTACTCTGCAGCTGCATGCACGCCGGAACCCGCGTCGTTCGACTGAGCTTCGCTCCGAAGAAGAACGACGATGGGGTCTGGACGTTTGAGGTGCTGGCCAAGTTCGAGGAGCATGGGAGTATGAATTATGGGAGTGATGTGCAACCCGTTGCGAAAGGGATTGGGGAGAGGATGGTTGTGAGTACGAGTTTTTATGACAAGGTGATGTGTCTTTGGCGGGTCGATGGAGAATTGTGGAGGTTATGAATTGATGAGACGATGgagtggtggtggtggtggtgttAATAGATACGTTTCGTGCCCTAAAGATAGCATCGACGATATGATATGATGTCTTCTGCGTGCCTGACGCTATGCTGTCAAAGCGCTATACACTTACAACCCAAGCCTCGGCCGTTATTCGCAAAAGAAAGTACAGTACCGTCAGTCAGTCAGTCCCGAGGTCCTCGTGCTCGCCAATCAAAATGGTATATCCCCGGAAGAATATGCCCCAATAAACTCCGTACATCGCGCTCATCACGCGATGCCATTATGCAACAAATCGTCACCAAGCTCGCTCAAGTATGCGTAGTGTGTGTTTCATCAAATGCAAAGTTGCAAAGGTCGTAGCTACAACTCACACGCGCGTGATGTGAGCTGCAGCATTCATGCAGCACGATGCGTTGCATGCTTGTTTCGGGATCGGCGTTTGTCAAGGTTTGACGCTCGTGCTGGgaagagcttcttcgaaggTGTAGGCCTGTACATTTCGAAACATCAGGGCTCTCCGGGACCGCTGACTTTGATTTGCGGTGTCGGAGGGGGTGGGACGCCATTGCTGTTGTCTCGTGCTCGGCGCCATTTGAGGACTGGTATGCGCTTGTCGCCCTGAAAGAACATCAGTAAAAGCGATAGCCGACGAGAGATGGTGATGGCTTACCTTGACCTCTGTCGGCTCCTCGCTGCCCAGCACGAGCACTTGACCGTCTTCCTCAAAGCGATGCGTTCTGATCTGGATGTCGCCTATCCAACCTGGCAAGCTACAACATTGGAACGTGTGCCGTAGAATCTCTTCCCGACCGAGACCTTCATTGCTGATGTAGTATGGCCCGCAATATGCGAAGCACCGCTTGCCAGCCTCAGCCCATTGCGGCTCTTCTCCTTCGCCGCGCTTGAAGCTTTGTTGGCCGGGTATGAGCATCTGGGCGGACATGTAGCCATCGGGAGTGTACATGATGAATCCGGTAACGTTCTTGGTCATGGGAAAGGTCGGCCGTTGTACGGGTGATACTGGGGTTGGGTATGCAATGTATGATTCCAGCTTCCACGCGccgactagtctctctttcAAGGGAGGCTCAGGTGGTGGTGTCACGCATTGTTCCATCGTGTAGAGTCCTTCGTTCAGATCGTCGTAGTTGGTGCCGGTCATTGGAGCGTCCTCCAGTTCAAGGCTCGGCACAGGACATGACGCTATCCTCCGTGGCTTTTCGGACCAAGATGTGGTCGCCATCTTGTTGTAATGACCATTGGTGAAGCTAGGTTTCCTGTAGGGTTCTGGCTTGAACGATTGTCTGTCTGGCGACGGCGACCTGATAGGAACTGAGGAGAAGCTGAGCTTCATAGGCGAGACCACGACTCGATCTGGCGAGTAGACCTCGACAGGCGAAGGCTCCCTCGTCCTGCTGGTCCTCGAGCGAGACCGTGACCTCCGTCCAGGTAATGCCTTGGGGACCTGGAGGTATTGCGTCTGGGGCATAGTTGCTACCAACATCGAAGCGGCAGTGTTGCTGTGTCGACAGTAGTTGGTGGAATAGGCGTGTTGACAACAGTCATAGACGAGGCCGCGGGCTCGGCTGAGTGAGCGTTTCGGCACATGGTGATGGCTGAGGGAGGGCGGGTGGTTGGTAGTATGTATGCTCCTACGGCGGGTCTGAGTTGGCGAAGTCTCAGCTCGTGCTTCTGGCATGATGAGGTCGTCGAGCTGCGCGCTAAGCACCGTGGCACCGGTGGGGCTCCAGCCAGCCGGGAGCGGCATCGAAGCAACAAAAGTCCGATGGACATCATACATGGCGCAAGGCCACTGCCGCTTTGGGCCTGGATCTATTGATTCTGCACGAGGGTACCCGCTGCCTCAGCGCCGCCTTGCTGCTGACCACTCCGGCTTGGCCCGGCTTGGCCGTCGTTCATCAATTTCCTGCGCCCGAGACTCCATCAGCAGCGTCATGATACATTTGTGATATCAGTGATGGAGGGCATGCTGTGCGCTGCTGTCACGCGTGCGTTGCAGCTGTGCGTGAGGTCAGGGAAAGGCAGACAGCGGTTGCATGTTCCCGGTACTGTATGCATGCCTGGTCGAGTTCTAAAAGTGTCCTCGGATCTGACGCGCATTTAAACGCAAGGTCGTTGCCGTGAGCTTGTTTTGCGCATAGCCCTGCTAGATGCTATTGATGGTCGAAGACACGGCGGCTGCCAGCTGGAGAGACATGGTTGGTCGTGTGATTCGGAGACGGCCCCAAGACATGGGCAAGCTCGAGTGTTGACAGCATCAACGACAATAATATGGCATGGCCCAGTCGTCGTCACCGGCTACAGCTCACCAGAGTCTCGGGCCCACGACAGCTTCATGCTGAGCTTGCTTGCTGAGCTCGGCCGCGGGGAAGGTAGGAAGAACTTGCTCGTCTCAGAAACATTGCTTCCATTTCTTCTACACTCACAACTCTACACCCTCCAGAAACAACATCATCGCCAACGACGACTCGACAAGCGTAACAAAACAACTCCCACGTGTCTGTCAGACTGGAAGCACGCTAACGAAAAGCTAGATTCTGATTCACCAGACCCGGACAGGTATGCTCACGAGCACCTTCCGCGATGAGACACACGATTCCCCTCGGGTTGGCATTGTCCAATGGTGATCAAGTCAGCAGGTATTTGGATACACGTCTGAAAGCATAGCCGGTGTTCATCTTTCACAACCCCTCAACCACAGCTTCCACCCATGGCTGGGAACGTTGGCGTGGTGTTTGAAGTTTATCGCTGTTCACGTGGTGCAACTATTGTTTCACCATCACCAACCATCGACCATCTCCACCACAAGCCCATGGTCGTCAGGCCGTGCAGTGTTTGTGAGAGATTGTCGGTCCTGTCGCCGGGGAGAGCACCTCACTCTTCTCGGCGACAGATGATGCAAGAACTCCAACTTCAGATGCCGTCCACGTCCCAGCCATGGAGAAGTTATGGCGAGTCTGGAAGGTGTTCTGAGATTATACGGTTGAACTTGATCTGGATAATACCAGCGAAAAGAATCATGCTCTCGCATCCTCTCAGCCATGAGGGCACCACTAATGTTGGCAGACCTCCTTGATCAACAACAATGTCTCCCCCAGCTATGATGTACGAACAGCCAGCCTCTAACGGCCACTCTGTTCCCGTCGCAGCCTCTAAGCTGGCTGGCTTGCCACACAACACCGCCATCCCAGTCGGTGGCCACACCAAGCCCCAGACTGTCGATGAGATGGCCGGAAACTGGAGCGACTTCAAGTTCGCACACATCCGCGAGAGCCAGGTCTCCCGTGCCATGACTAGGCGCTACTTCGCCGACCTTGACAACTATGCCGAGAGCGACATTGTCATCGTTGGTGCTGGAAGCTGTGGCCTCTCCACCGCCTACTGCCTCGCCAAAGCTCGCCCAGACCTCAAGATCGCCATCATCGAGGCTGGTGTTGCCCCAGGCGGAGGTGCATGGCTCGGCGGTCAGCTCTTCAGCGCTATGGTCATGCGCAAGCCGGCCGATGCCTTCCTGCGTGAGATCGGTGTGCCTTACGAGGACGATGGTGCCGACTCCAACTTCGTGGTCGTCAAGCACGCTGCTCTCTTCACCAGCACCGTCCTCTCCAAGGTGCTCCAGTTCCCGAACGTCAAGCTCTTCAACGCCACAGCTGTTGAGGATCTCATCACTCGCACTGATGGCCAGGGCAACATCCGCATTGCTGGTGTCGTCACCAACTGGACTCTTGTGAGCATGCATCACGATGACCAGAGCTGCATGGACCCAAACACCATCAACGCTCCTGTCATCATCTCTACTACTGGTCATGACGGTATGCACAACGTCTCATCTTGCTATCGCATTCACACTGACAACCTCGCAGGACCATTCGGCGCCTTCTCCGTCAAGCGCCTTGTCTCCATGGGCAGCATCCCCGCCCTCGGCGGCATGCGCGGTCTCGACATGAACGTCGCCGAAGACGCCATCGTCAAGGGCACCCGTGAGATTGCCCCAGGTCTCATTGTCGGCGGCATGGAGCTGTCTGAAGTCGACGGCGCCAACCGCATGGGCCCAACTTTCGGAGCCATGGCACTCTCCGGTGTCAAGGCTGCCGAGGAGGCTCTCAAGATCTTCGACCAGCGCAAGGCGGAGTGTGCTGAGAGTGGAAAGTACTAGGGAAGCGAAGAAGGATTGACGAAGCAACGAACACAAATTGTCTGAAGGAGGATATGCCGTACGCTCGTTACTTCTCACCTGTGTTAAAAAAACAATAGGCCCATGGCCCGAACACAAGAATTGGAATGTCAAGGTTTTGCAAATATCATCGCTCCAAAAGTTCACTCACTTCGCTGCTGACCCCTACTAGAGAAAGCGTCAACCTCCGAGGCAAATGTCCCCTAAACTCTCAAACGCTGCCACCATATCCATGCCGCGCCTTGCGTCTGTATGCGGACGTTGTTTCAGCAGCACGATAGACTTCTGAGCACACCACGTTGCTGCGAAGACGATGCAATGACAGGTGGGGATCCGGGCCCGAAGTTGACACTCTACACAGCCTCACGTTGCGATCACCACTGAGTGAGTCTTCGATACATGTTGTTAGTCGCAACGCTCAAAGGGCGTGCTGACAGATTGATGTGACGACAAGGGGGCGAGCTTTCTCTTTGCTGTTCATTTTCTTCGTGCCCATCGTCGAAGCAACAAGAGCAAGACAGCAGCTTGCCATGTACCCGCCCTCCCTCTACTGCTCATGCCTTCGAACCTCAAGGAGGGCGATGGAAGTACGGAAATTTGCATTCATCTCGAGACTCTGCCGACGATGGCATTCTTGATATGGATGCTGTGGAGCTCGGGAACTTCGCCTGCTGTCTTTCAAGCAAGCACCTGTCAATCGTGAGGCGCTACTTGTGCGTTTGGTGCTTTGCATGACAGATGATGGTAGATTAGATCTCTGAGCATCACGCTCCGTTTTGTTCGCGCTCCGAGGACTTCTTTCCACGCTCCTCGTCACTTGTTCCCGGTACTCTACCTGTCGAGCCCTTCCATCCTCTCATCTCCATCCAAATCCTCTCCCATAGACTCAAACCCCCCCTCAAATCCAACCGCTCCGCACCTCTCTCATACGCCACCAGCAACCTCACAGAATCTTCCCGGATCTCTACCCATCCAGAAACCTTGCCCACCAACTTCCGCAATCCGAAGAGCATAGCCTGACGTGCCAGCCACTGGGCCTGGCGCCGGTCCCTGGCTACTCGCGGCATGATGACGAAGATGTCTGTGTAGAGCCTATTGCGGAGTTTTGCCAGGCCGTTTTCTCGCGCGTATGAGGATAGACGGGTGGTGCCTGTCAGGTGGGAGATCGTGTGAGCATTGTGGAAGAAGAATACGATGAGATTTCTTGATAGCAGGGAGAAAAGACCGGCCGTTATTGAAACTACCCTCGACCTCCGAGACACTTACCATTGCAGGACTTCATCATATCCGCTGCATAACCCTCCAACAACGACTCCTCCACCGCATAGATCGGGATCCCAAGCTCCGTCGCGGTAGTATGGAGCCTCCAAAGTATCGGGGCGAGATGGTAGGTATCATACCCCGTACCCGGAAACCTTACACCCCTCGCACTGGCAACAGCATGTTGCATTTTCAAGCCAAACCCGATCGAAGTCATGTGACAGAAAAGTTGGCGGGGTGAATGTGGAATGGTATAGTCGATCATGAGAGCGTAGAGGAGGTGATCGGCAAGTCTAGTGGCGTCTCGAGAGAGGCCACGGTGGCGGAGTGGTGGAGGGTCCTGGGTCAGGGAGGTGCTGACGATTTCGCGGAGGTGGGCGCTGAGGGGGATGTTATGGTTTGGAGATACTGTTTCTTCGTCGGTGGAGAGGGACATGATGGAGATGATGCTGGTGTGTGTACTGGTAGTGATGCAGAGTTGCAGAGTGCAAAGGTAGGCGTCGTCTCATAGTGAGCTGCACAATTGGGTTAGCCAGCAGGTAATAGTCAATTGCAAGATTCGTACTGGTGAAGTGTTTGAGTGTCTTGAAGTTTACTCGGTCCCTCTGTAAATGCGCCAGTACCACTACCTGTAGTCAATAGAAGCATCCCCGTCAACGTTTCCATATGTTCGAACAAAAGGCAAGGGTGATACCAAAGCCGAGGATGATAGCGAGCGCTCTCCATTCAGCATGCCTTTGTCCATGACCCCAGAAACGCACCAGCAGCAAAGTAGGGAACACTCTTAGAGAAGCAACCGGCGACCCCGTAGTGAGATCTTCACTTCCATACTACAAGCCGATGGATCTGAGATAGTAGGTCAGTAGGTTGTCGAAAGAGGTCAGATCGGTAATGCTTCTAGCATGGAGCGCAGAGCGGTCTCGGTCGCAGACCTAGTTCCTCACACCCGGAGCGACGCACCAGATGCAACGCAGGCATCAACTTCTTCGAAGGCCAACTTGGACAGTCCATAGCCAGCAGTCTCAGATGCTCAATTGAGTCGGGAGCCAGATGAATCTGGGTGCCGCATTGGTTGGTCGTGGGAAAGGCTCTCTGTCTAGAACACGTCTTTCCACAGCCTCGACGACGCTCCAGATGCAACGAAAGGCATGATGTCTTCGAAAGTCGACTGGCAAACCCCACAATCGACGACACCAAAACACTCGATCAAGCAGAAGACCAGGGGGGGATGGCTGCCAACAATTCAGCGCACTCTCCACGAACCACACACCTCTTCACACCCCGATCGCCTCACCAGCCGCATCGAAAGTAAGACTTACCACTTACCTCGAAACCCACCGAAACTCTCAAGTGAAAAAATCTTCATTAATCATTCTCTAACCCATCGTAAACCATGATAAAGGATAAAGCCGTAGCTTGGCGCTAAAAGTACACAAATCCACCCTTCCAAGCCACCACGTGGAAGCATTAAGCCATGAAACGCGCGTGGCGCTTCGTGCAATACCACCGCTCCAACGTCACACGCTGTGCTTTTGCGCTGGAGAGCGCGTCCGGTGCCTCAGTAAGGTGAGTTGACGATCTCGTTCCTGCTGAGATAGCTCCCGCGGCCTTTGCGGTGAGGTGTTGCAGGAGGCGCCATAATGGAGTCACGTGTTGGGCGCTGTAGCTGTGCCCTCCTCACTGAATCCACCTCATTTGGGAGGGCAACCACGATGTTCTTATCAGACCCAAAACGGAAGTTGTCGGCCTTCACTTCCTCTGCATAACGCTTAATGCTGTATGGGTCCTTCCTTCCTTGTAGAATCTTCTTCAGTGACCACGTGACGATAAATGGTCCGGTAGCGGTGATGATGGTGGTTTCGTCTTTGCCCTCACCAGTGTTgaaacgagccgaagtgaagGAGATTGGCGCTTTGGTCTCATGCTGGAATTGCGCAACATGCGAAGGTGTGAGAACAAGGCGGCGAGGCTGGGGCTTGCTATCTTTCGCAAACGCCTTCTCGAAGCCAAGTTTGCCTTCGTTCTTGCCTTCGTGCTGCAGCGCGTCGATGAGGAGAAGGTAGTTCTTGGTAGTGGCAAGCACCCAGCGACCGTCTGCGCTGACGTCCATGCCAATAATCGGGTCACCGAGCGCCGGCAATGCAGTCTTTGCGTTGATTCCGAGGCGGTCGAACATGCGAATGTCACCCTTGTTGGAGGCGACGGCAATGTATCCCTTCTCTGTGGTGGCTGCGGCGGAGAACTCGTTCTTGCTGACGTACTGCTTCAGTTCGCTGTCGACTAGCTTGTTTCCGCTGAGACGTGGGTCGACGCGGTACAGAGCATTCTTCGATAGACCCAGGAAGGTCTGTTCGTCTGTGGTCTGAGCGAACTTGTTCTCCGGCGCGAAGGTGTTGATCGTAATATCATCGTGCACCTTCCATTCGTCGACGACCTTGCCAGTCTCGAGATCCATGCGATAGAGGCTGTTGGGGTCGCTCTCATTCTGGAGGACCATATTGCGGTCTGACATGTGCAGCATGACCTTCTTTGGCGAGAATGACTTGCCCTTTGGTGTTGCGACGTTGTTGATGGCGGTGCTGAACTCCAACTTGTTGTCGTCGTTGTGCCTGAACACTCCAATCTTGTTACCGCGCACCACAAACGATCTATCAATCTTCGCGCCGACTGCCAGCTGGCTGTTCACGTTTCCGTCCTTGTCCAGACCTTCCGCCTCATCCTCGTCCTCATCTTCGTCGTAGTCGGGTGTCTCTGGTCGATCGACGGCATCCTCGAACTCGTCCTCTTCTTCGTCCTCTTCTGCGGCCTCACGCTCACGCTCGTCGTCCTTGGTATCTTCAAGCACCAGATCGTTGAAAGCATCCAGAACGTAGTCTCGCTCGGCATCCTTAACTGCCTTGCCCCACTTTGTCTGGTTCAAATGCTCCCAAAGTGCTTGCATCAAACCTTCCTGGAACCCCTCTTCAGTCTCTCGATCCTTGAACTTTAGCAGCCATGAGTACGCCGAGCCATCCTCGGTGTAGTGATTGAAGATGAAGCTCAAGTACTCGAAGTTGAAGACGGGATTGATGTCTGGCACTACCTCCTGGCCAAGCCACTGCTTCTTGTCGCCAGTGATCTGCAGCCAATACGTCCAGTTGCCCGTCTCGGTGACGATAGCCTGGACATCTGGATCTTGGAGCAAGAATGTGCCTGACTGAAAGTCGAACAAATGCAGCTCAGCCTCTTGGTTGACCAGCACTTCCCTGCTCTTGGGTGCTTCGCGGGGTGCTGGGGCTTTGGTAGGTGTCTGCTCGACGGCTCTGCTCTGAGGCGCGAGCGCCTTCTTGGTGGAGTCGCGAGCCATCGGAGAGTCTTCGATCGTGCGCAGGTCGTTCAGAGATTGGGCAATAGGTGAGACGGTCGGGGAGCGCGAGGTAGGACTGGCAACTGGGCTCGCAGCGGGGACTGGCTCGTCGTCGAACTGAAACTCCTCGAGTTGCTTCTCTGTCGCGTGTTGCCGGCTCTTCTTGTACTTGCGCTCGTACTGGCACTGTACGGCTACAAGCTCGAAGGTGGTTGCAGTCTCTGGTTTCGTGGAGGGGTCGCAAACGAACTCGAACAGATCGCCGTCGTCGCCGGAGAAGTCGTTCCAGGCTAGCACAATCTCTCCGTCCTGTCGCAGTAGCACACGAAAGTGCAGCTCCTCGTCGAGTAGAAAGACCTTCTCGTCCTTGTCGCCAAGTGTGTCGATCGCACCTTCCTCTCCGCCCTCTTCGTCCAAGAGCTCCGCCTCTCCCTCCTCGTATGCGCGCTGGATCACGAGCTGATACTGGAAGTCCTGGCCAGTCTTACGGATGTATGCGGCCGCGTCCTTGAAGATGAGCTCGCTGTAGCCTTTTGGTGATTGTGGTCGGACGATGTAGAGACAGCCCTGGTTGAGTTCGGCGATGTTCTCCTTGCTAGAGTTGCTGAAGAGGTACGACGAGAGCGACTTGAGTGCGAACATACTAGCGTATGTGACGTCGGAGGGTTTGGAGCATCACGAGGACAGACAGCTGTCGTCTGTGTGGACAAGTTTAAGAGAGAAGAAGTCCTTGTTGGCCGTGTTTGTTTGATGACGCGCCACGCCGAACCTGCCTGTTGCAGCTGCCTACAGGCTACATTCACTTGGGACTAGCGCGGGGTAATGCTTGGCCATCATTTCCACGTTCATTCACGCTTTCTCTGCCGTGAAAACTTGCGGTTGTACGAACATGAGTACAAGCATGTGAAGCAAAGGCGCAAAGGCGATACGGCCACCAGACGAGCTGGCGCGTGCCCAACAGCGCTCCTGTCTCCACCGCTGTAATAGCAACATTACTATTGATGCAGCGGTTGCCTTAAGTGGATGCGTTCGAGCGCACAGCTTGCTTCCAGATCGGGCATTGTTTCGAAGGCACTGAGTGCACTCCACGATGGTCGACAATGATGTTGTTCCGCGGCTTTCATATCCTTCGACGCCCTACAAACAGAGAATCCGGACGTCCAATGTCGAGAAGCAGCAACACACTGGCTGCTGGTAATTAGGACAGACCGTCACATTGGGATCTATGGATCAGACTCTCGAGAGATTGGACTGCACGAAGAACTTGCCCTAAGCATGGGCTGCGATTTTGTGGTATGGTGGTATGGAATCTACTCACCATGTGCCTACTGGCCCCTTCATGATTTCACTAAGGAGACATCGGACCGATAACAGCTTTAAGTGGACTGGCAGCCACCACGAGCCACCACGCTCGTTCATGGCCCAGTCGCGAGGGTGGAACATCATTATTGCTGACATGTCGCATTATGCAATCGAATATGGCAACTGTGTCTTGCATCCTCCTGCGGCCGTGCAGATCGTCTTCGTAACCCGGCACGTTGGGCGAACGATCTCGCCAATCTATCATCTCAAACCACCCGCCCTGTTTCGAACTGTCCATGGATCCGTGGATCGATGATGTGTCGTCACTGTCTACTGAAACGAGTTCGACGTGCCGCCGGACAGCCATGTCAGCTTGCTGAAGAGAACTGTAACGAGCAGTCGCGGTTCACATTTCTCACGAGTTAGAGCAATCTTTAATTGCAGTGCCATCCTGAGCTCTAACATATTGTGCACGTTGGGTTCGCCTATACAGTTGCCTGCGGCCGCGGACCAAGCTCCACCCGGTTATGCTGAAGCTTCGACTTTTGTGTCTAGCGCGGTCCTGGTCTACCAAAGTCACGACGTCGGCCTGGTCATAGATCTTTTCAACCATCTTTGAGCGTGCTCAGTCCTTGAATCTTGGAGTGGGGCACGCACCACGGTGGCTGCATTGATCTGCGGAAGATGGATCTGTTGCCTTCATCCTATTGTACTTCCAGGACCGCTCGCACCTCGCCGAGGTCACTTGATGCCGGTGACTGGGCTTCACGCATTCTCAGGACACTCCGACCGGCGATGCCTCAACGAACAGCAAGCGTTGATCAGGGATTCAAGGGACCGCTGACGCCTGCGGCTACACCATCTTCGAGCAGTGAAAGCGGCCAGATCGAGACCAAGGCCGAAAATGATGAAGCCAGGCCTCTCCAGCATCGGCCCAAAGGACGAACAGGAAGCAGCCAAACCACGAAGTCAGAGGATAGTTCATCGAAAAGCGGAGGGTCTAAAAAGAAGTCAGGAAACGCACCGTACAAGGTGCAGCGCTCCAAGTTACCCAAAGGCCAGCCGGCAAGCACCGCAACGGACCAAAATGCGCAAAGTGGCGAACAGCTTTCAGGAGTGGACGAGGCCGTTCGCAAGCTGCGAGAAAGCATGGCCACTGGAGAGCAGACGGCGGCTGAGACACCTAGTCAATTCGTCTTCACAGCACCTAATATTCAGTCGACTGAGCCAGCTCTGGAGTTCGTCAGCTGGAGCCACCCATCTCACCCAGAATCCTACAATGTCCGCAGATTAATTCGAGCACATGTAGGCCGAACGTCACATCCGGCCAACGCCAGGTCGCAGGCAATAAGGAAAGCACCTCGCGGCTCAGCAGCACAAGCGAAGGTACCGAATTCGCGGCGACTCACTGAACCTGATACCAAAAAGGACCGAGAACAGGACGATCATACTAATGCAATCGTGCGGTCAAGGTCGGAGGATGTCCAGGGATATGATTTGGATTACCTTCGGCATCACCTGCAGAACTGCGACAAGACAGAATTCTTCATTGGCTCAGCAACAGATGCCATCTCTAGGCTGGTGTTAAATGATCACTCCCGTGA
Proteins encoded in this region:
- a CDS encoding Thiamine thiazole synthase gives rise to the protein MSPPAMMYEQPASNGHSVPVAASKLAGLPHNTAIPVGGHTKPQTVDEMAGNWSDFKFAHIRESQVSRAMTRRYFADLDNYAESDIVIVGAGSCGLSTAYCLAKARPDLKIAIIEAGVAPGGGAWLGGQLFSAMVMRKPADAFLREIGVPYEDDGADSNFVVVKHAALFTSTVLSKVLQFPNVKLFNATAVEDLITRTDGQGNIRIAGVVTNWTLVSMHHDDQSCMDPNTINAPVIISTTGHDGPFGAFSVKRLVSMGSIPALGGMRGLDMNVAEDAIVKGTREIAPGLIVGGMELSEVDGANRMGPTFGAMALSGVKAAEEALKIFDQRKAECAESGKY
- a CDS encoding Vacuolar import and degradation protein 27 is translated as MFALKSLSSYLFSNSSKENIAELNQGCLYIVRPQSPKGYSELIFKDAAAYIRKTGQDFQYQLVIQRAYEEGEAELLDEEGGEEGAIDTLGDKDEKVFLLDEELHFRVLLRQDGEIVLAWNDFSGDDGDLFEFVCDPSTKPETATTFELVAVQCQYERKYKKSRQHATEKQLEEFQFDDEPVPAASPVASPTSRSPTVSPIAQSLNDLRTIEDSPMARDSTKKALAPQSRAVEQTPTKAPAPREAPKSREVLVNQEAELHLFDFQSGTFLLQDPDVQAIVTETGNWTYWLQITGDKKQWLGQEVVPDINPVFNFEYLSFIFNHYTEDGSAYSWLLKFKDRETEEGFQEGLMQALWEHLNQTKWGKAVKDAERDYVLDAFNDLVLEDTKDDEREREAAEEDEEEDEFEDAVDRPETPDYDEDEDEDEAEGLDKDGNVNSQLAVGAKIDRSFVVRGNKIGVFRHNDDNKLEFSTAINNVATPKGKSFSPKKVMLHMSDRNMVLQNESDPNSLYRMDLETGKVVDEWKVHDDITINTFAPENKFAQTTDEQTFLGLSKNALYRVDPRLSGNKLVDSELKQYVSKNEFSAAATTEKGYIAVASNKGDIRMFDRLGINAKTALPALGDPIIGMDVSADGRWVLATTKNYLLLIDALQHEGKNEGKLGFEKAFAKDSKPQPRRLVLTPSHVAQFQHETKAPISFTSARFNTGEGKDETTIITATGPFIVTWSLKKILQGRKDPYSIKRYAEEVKADNFRFGSDKNIVVALPNEVDSVRRAQLQRPTRDSIMAPPATPHRKGRGSYLSRNEIVNSPY